In Archangium violaceum, the following are encoded in one genomic region:
- a CDS encoding fused MFS/spermidine synthase produces MSSTLNRTWLGLKVATVLSGAAALIAETLWIRSLTNMVGSTVEAASTIFAAFLAGLALGAWLAGGKADVLRLPLRAYALVEVAIAFTAGAAGLGLFLLRDTLIIGGDVHGVARVALVFFFVLALVLLPTLLMGATFPLMVAAARREGIQVSGVNVLYALNTLGASLGTVACGFVMIPALGVRGSVGAGAVLNLLAAAACVPALLARSEPGPASSSESEAPSEAGSTPDGGSTALPQWVLLLVAASSGLLTLGAEVAWTRLSSYFLGNRAYAFSTLMACVLVSLAVGSWLAERLMRRFGHRLPELLGGVLVLSAGLMMACAAMSEWWIHHQAEVERTLPPAGGVFFTARILQALVLLAPMMLAMGCLFPLSLTASRLTRERSGLAAGLFYLVNTVGSVAGSLLVGFWVLPAVGVYRGIGYLVAFACVMAAVVFGFGVRSRLPKLAGLGAVTVVVTLVPLALPEELVTLDAKEQLVYRAEDRYGVFQVNGLPGGLLSVSNNNTKLVHYLGAANTAYVQQMQGHLALFFRPEAKTAVVLGSGYGITAGALGLYPQLERIDAVEIVPGMVEAADLFMPHNLGYHRNPRVRVVVDDGRHYLTRQKDRFDIVSINISDPRLPGGASLLHSDFYDIVKQRLTEGGVVIQHAFGTEMRLVLSTLGRSFKHVRLFPSYQNGFNVVASDQPLVADPGKIDALTRIPAVHGALRGIGIIEPLRAGEVFSQGLTPEQLPNLFNDSRVATDDFPLLEYSSRGSVAGLFFSNE; encoded by the coding sequence GTGAGCAGCACGCTGAATCGGACGTGGTTGGGCCTGAAGGTGGCGACGGTGCTCTCGGGCGCCGCCGCGCTCATCGCCGAGACGTTGTGGATCCGCTCGCTCACCAACATGGTGGGCTCCACGGTGGAGGCGGCCTCGACCATCTTCGCGGCCTTCCTGGCGGGACTGGCGCTCGGGGCGTGGCTGGCCGGCGGGAAGGCCGATGTCCTGCGCCTCCCGCTGCGCGCGTATGCCCTGGTGGAGGTGGCCATCGCGTTCACCGCCGGAGCGGCGGGCCTCGGGCTGTTCCTGCTGCGCGACACCCTCATCATCGGGGGTGACGTGCACGGGGTGGCGCGCGTGGCGCTCGTCTTCTTCTTCGTGCTCGCGCTGGTGTTGCTGCCCACGCTGCTCATGGGCGCCACCTTCCCGCTGATGGTGGCGGCGGCGCGCCGTGAGGGCATCCAGGTGAGTGGGGTGAACGTCCTCTACGCGCTCAACACGCTGGGAGCCTCGCTGGGCACCGTGGCCTGCGGCTTCGTGATGATTCCCGCCCTCGGGGTACGTGGCTCGGTGGGCGCGGGGGCCGTGCTCAACCTGCTCGCGGCCGCCGCCTGCGTCCCGGCGTTGCTCGCGCGCTCCGAGCCCGGGCCGGCTTCTTCCTCCGAGTCCGAGGCTCCCTCGGAGGCCGGGAGCACGCCGGACGGCGGGAGCACCGCTCTGCCCCAGTGGGTGTTGCTGCTGGTGGCGGCGTCCAGTGGCCTGCTCACGCTGGGCGCGGAGGTGGCCTGGACGCGCCTGTCCAGCTACTTCCTGGGCAATCGCGCCTATGCCTTCAGCACGCTGATGGCGTGTGTCCTCGTCTCGCTCGCGGTGGGCTCGTGGCTGGCCGAGCGGCTGATGCGCCGGTTCGGTCACCGCCTCCCGGAGTTGTTGGGCGGGGTGTTGGTGCTCTCGGCCGGCCTCATGATGGCCTGCGCGGCGATGTCGGAGTGGTGGATCCACCATCAGGCGGAGGTCGAGCGCACGCTGCCTCCCGCCGGAGGTGTGTTCTTCACCGCGCGCATCCTCCAGGCGCTGGTGCTGCTGGCTCCGATGATGCTGGCCATGGGCTGTCTGTTCCCGCTCAGCCTCACCGCCTCGCGTCTCACCCGGGAGCGCTCGGGCCTGGCGGCGGGTCTGTTCTACCTGGTCAACACGGTGGGCTCGGTGGCGGGCTCGCTGCTCGTCGGCTTCTGGGTGCTGCCCGCGGTGGGGGTGTACCGCGGCATCGGCTACCTGGTCGCCTTCGCCTGCGTCATGGCCGCGGTGGTCTTCGGGTTCGGCGTGCGCTCGCGCCTGCCGAAGCTGGCCGGGCTGGGGGCGGTGACGGTGGTGGTCACGCTCGTCCCGCTGGCGCTGCCGGAGGAGCTCGTCACGCTCGACGCGAAGGAGCAGCTGGTCTACCGCGCCGAGGACCGCTACGGCGTGTTCCAGGTGAACGGGCTGCCGGGCGGCCTGCTCAGCGTCAGCAACAACAACACGAAGCTGGTCCACTACCTGGGCGCGGCGAACACCGCGTACGTGCAGCAGATGCAGGGCCACCTGGCCCTGTTCTTCCGCCCCGAGGCGAAGACGGCGGTGGTGCTCGGCAGCGGCTATGGCATCACCGCGGGCGCGCTCGGCCTGTACCCGCAGCTCGAGCGCATCGACGCGGTGGAGATCGTCCCGGGCATGGTGGAGGCGGCCGACCTCTTCATGCCGCACAACCTTGGCTACCACCGCAACCCGCGCGTGCGCGTGGTGGTCGACGACGGCAGGCACTACCTCACCCGCCAGAAGGACCGCTTCGACATCGTCTCCATCAACATCTCGGACCCGCGGCTCCCCGGTGGCGCGAGCCTGCTGCACAGCGACTTCTACGACATCGTGAAGCAGCGCCTCACCGAGGGCGGCGTGGTCATCCAGCACGCCTTCGGCACGGAGATGCGCCTGGTGCTCAGCACGCTGGGGCGCTCGTTCAAGCACGTCCGGCTGTTCCCCTCGTACCAGAACGGCTTCAACGTGGTCGCCTCGGACCAGCCGCTGGTGGCCGATCCGGGGAAGATCGACGCGCTGACGCGGATTCCCGCCGTGCACGGGGCCCTGCGCGGCATCGGCATCATCGAGCCGCTCCGCGCGGGCGAGGTCTTCTCCCAGGGCCTCACGCCCGAGCAGCTCCCGAACCTGTTCAACGA